Proteins encoded by one window of Pseudonocardia alni:
- the rfbD gene encoding dTDP-4-dehydrorhamnose reductase → MRACVLGANGQLGRALVAALPGAVALDRAALDIGDADAVAAHDFTGVDVLVNAAAYTAVDRAETEPGAAWRANAAGPAHLAAAAREHGCLLVHVSTEYVFDGTAPGPVPEDAPPSPLGVYGASKAAGELAVRAALPERHVIVRTSWVVGDGGNFVATMARLAHDGVSPAVVDDQVGRPTFAPDLAAALLVLAGSGRHGTFHVTGDGEPVSWHGLAREVFARCGRDPGDVRPVSTAEYAADRPHLARRPANSVLDLSRATRAGVTMPPWRDGLGAHLGIAR, encoded by the coding sequence GTGCGCGCGTGCGTGCTGGGGGCGAACGGGCAGCTCGGGCGGGCGCTGGTCGCCGCACTGCCCGGCGCGGTGGCACTCGACCGTGCGGCGCTGGACATCGGTGACGCCGACGCCGTCGCCGCGCACGACTTCACCGGCGTCGACGTGCTGGTCAACGCCGCCGCCTACACCGCCGTCGACCGGGCGGAGACCGAACCGGGCGCGGCGTGGCGGGCGAACGCGGCGGGCCCCGCGCACCTGGCCGCGGCGGCCCGCGAGCACGGTTGCCTGCTGGTCCACGTCTCCACCGAGTACGTCTTCGACGGCACCGCGCCCGGTCCGGTGCCCGAGGACGCCCCGCCGTCCCCGCTCGGGGTGTACGGCGCGTCGAAGGCAGCCGGGGAGCTGGCTGTACGGGCGGCGCTGCCGGAGCGGCACGTGATCGTGCGGACCAGCTGGGTCGTCGGTGACGGCGGCAACTTCGTCGCCACCATGGCGCGGCTGGCCCACGACGGAGTGTCCCCCGCCGTCGTCGACGACCAGGTGGGGCGGCCGACGTTCGCCCCCGACCTGGCCGCGGCGCTGCTCGTGCTGGCCGGGTCCGGACGGCACGGCACCTTCCACGTGACCGGCGACGGCGAGCCGGTCAGCTGGCACGGACTGGCCCGGGAGGTGTTCGCCCGCTGCGGCCGCGATCCCGGCGACGTCCGCCCGGTGTCGACCGCCGAGTACGCCGCGGACAGGCCGCACCTGGCGCGCCGACCGGCGAACTCGGTGCTCGACCTGTCCCGCGCGACCCGCGCCGGAGTGACGATGCCGCCCTGGCGCGACGGGCTCGGCGCCCACCTCGGGATCGCCCGGTGA